The following proteins are encoded in a genomic region of Lactiplantibacillus plantarum:
- a CDS encoding phosphoribosyltransferase family protein: protein MQTYQLTLGSLTRQLPLIRLNATTSIASFVLLGDAELTGYAARQLSQRLTTTKFDYLVTMESKGIPLAQALSQATNHPRFIVLRKNRKDYMQHPLIEPVSAITTSTPQQLVLDGTDAALINHKRVIIIDDVISSGGSLTAANALLHQAGAQVVKQMAILAEGAASERTDIDFLAPLPLFD, encoded by the coding sequence ATGCAAACTTATCAGTTAACATTAGGATCGCTGACACGGCAGTTACCATTGATTCGATTAAATGCCACGACTAGCATCGCCTCTTTCGTTCTATTGGGCGACGCTGAGCTGACCGGCTATGCTGCCCGTCAGCTCAGTCAACGGCTAACTACCACTAAATTTGATTATTTAGTCACGATGGAAAGTAAGGGCATTCCGCTAGCCCAGGCACTAAGCCAGGCCACAAACCACCCTCGCTTTATCGTTTTACGTAAGAATCGTAAGGATTACATGCAGCACCCGCTTATCGAACCGGTAAGCGCAATTACGACCAGCACCCCACAACAGCTAGTTTTAGACGGTACTGACGCCGCACTAATCAATCATAAGCGCGTTATCATTATCGACGACGTCATTAGCAGTGGGGGCTCGTTGACAGCTGCCAACGCCCTCCTACACCAAGCTGGCGCCCAAGTGGTCAAGCAGATGGCAATTTTAGCAGAAGGCGCCGCCAGCGAACGAACAGATATCGATTTTTTGGCACCGTTACCATTATTTGACTAG
- a CDS encoding GNAT family N-acetyltransferase, translated as MYFKKATLDDLDTIIDILSDGRNQLAEAGVNQWQGDYPSRKQITADIMQGSAYLFNADDNATVGAVAVVPSPDETYDTAKAEWLNTTAPYVVIHRVAIHSSHAGHGYATQLFEKIIAHIAADHPEIKSIRIDTHADNQAMQHLIAKMNFKRVGEMVGVYHVDDVCYVYEKML; from the coding sequence ATGTACTTTAAAAAAGCGACCCTCGATGATCTCGATACGATCATCGACATTCTGAGTGACGGCCGTAATCAACTTGCTGAAGCTGGGGTCAACCAGTGGCAAGGCGACTACCCGTCTCGCAAACAAATCACGGCCGACATCATGCAAGGATCAGCATACTTATTCAATGCCGACGACAACGCAACGGTCGGCGCTGTCGCTGTCGTGCCTTCACCAGACGAAACTTACGATACTGCGAAGGCCGAATGGTTAAATACCACGGCACCTTACGTCGTGATTCACCGAGTCGCGATTCATTCTAGCCATGCAGGTCATGGTTATGCCACTCAATTATTCGAAAAAATCATTGCTCATATTGCTGCGGATCATCCTGAAATCAAGAGCATCCGTATCGATACTCATGCCGACAATCAAGCGATGCAACATCTGATTGCAAAGATGAACTTCAAGCGAGTTGGCGAAATGGTCGGTGTATACCATGTCGATGACGTTTGCTACGTCTATGAAAAAATGCTCTAA
- a CDS encoding metallophosphoesterase family protein has translation MVKIAVLSDVHGNATALEAVLADAQKQHVDEYWTVGDMTVRGPESERCLTLLDRVHPTAYVLGNHEENYQKVMAANPNTFTKPKQIMATVLTAFDRRQLSSTHFERLLNLPMTVIKHVGPLTIRLQHVLPTVASGHALAPTASQANFDQAAEGDVDIVIYAHTHQPIMRYATTGQLILNAGTVGLPTAINPHLRQPRANYLLLTIDETGLQHADYRAVDFDWQRAITIAQNTHLPYFEFYEQTLRTNTYQYAPSAVAAYNTQHDMAQEARKILLENRH, from the coding sequence ATGGTAAAAATTGCAGTCCTATCTGACGTTCACGGTAACGCTACTGCACTCGAAGCAGTCTTAGCAGACGCCCAGAAACAACACGTTGACGAATACTGGACAGTAGGCGACATGACCGTTCGCGGGCCAGAATCGGAGCGCTGTCTCACCTTACTAGACCGCGTTCACCCCACCGCCTACGTTCTCGGAAATCACGAGGAAAACTACCAAAAAGTAATGGCAGCCAATCCCAACACGTTTACTAAACCCAAACAAATTATGGCAACGGTTCTCACCGCTTTTGATCGGCGCCAGCTGAGTTCGACACACTTTGAACGGTTACTGAACTTACCAATGACAGTCATCAAACACGTCGGCCCGTTAACCATCCGTCTCCAACACGTTTTACCGACCGTCGCTAGTGGACACGCGCTCGCACCAACTGCCAGTCAGGCCAACTTTGACCAAGCCGCTGAAGGCGATGTCGATATCGTCATCTACGCGCACACACACCAGCCCATCATGCGCTACGCAACCACGGGACAGTTGATTCTAAACGCCGGGACAGTTGGTCTTCCGACTGCCATTAATCCCCACCTACGCCAACCACGAGCAAACTACTTGCTTCTGACAATTGATGAGACTGGCCTCCAGCATGCTGATTACCGCGCCGTAGATTTCGATTGGCAGCGTGCTATCACGATTGCGCAAAATACCCACTTACCCTACTTCGAATTCTATGAACAAACTTTGCGGACTAATACTTACCAATATGCACCGAGTGCGGTCGCTGCTTATAATACGCAACATGACATGGCCCAAGAAGCGCGCAAGATTTTACTTGAAAATCGTCACTGA
- a CDS encoding Nramp family divalent metal transporter — MQSHRHQSLEEINQSVAVPDVHQTAFWRKFLAYSGPGALVAVGYMDPGNWLTSLAGGGQFQYRLLAVLALAIIVAMFMQGLAIRLGVVARQDLAQAIASKLPWPVRYAAWILNEVAMMATDMTGVIGTAIALKMLFGLPLLAGILLTIADVLVVLLFLRFGIRRVEVIVLVAILTVGIIFGIEVGRAHVQFGNVLLGLVPTPLIVKNHTALVLSLGILGATIMPHNLYLHSSLAQSRRYDYHNPAQVTEALRFANWDSTVHLIAAFLINALLLVLGGTLFFGHTNALASLQAVFDGLKSTTVVGALASPVMSWLFALALLITGLISSITSTLAGQIVMEGYLHIRLPLWQRRLLTRAVTLIPILIIGMLVGFSDAAFENLIIYAQVALSIALPFTLLPLVALTNDASLMKAHVNRPAVTWVGYGLAGIITVLNIYLVYSLF; from the coding sequence ATGCAATCACATCGTCATCAAAGTCTTGAAGAAATCAATCAGAGCGTCGCGGTTCCCGACGTTCATCAGACGGCCTTTTGGCGCAAATTTTTAGCCTATAGCGGTCCCGGTGCACTAGTGGCAGTCGGCTATATGGATCCCGGCAACTGGTTGACATCCCTAGCCGGTGGCGGTCAGTTTCAGTACCGGCTTTTAGCCGTGCTCGCATTAGCCATCATTGTCGCCATGTTCATGCAAGGCCTGGCAATCAGGCTAGGCGTTGTAGCCCGGCAAGACTTAGCACAAGCCATCGCTAGCAAGCTGCCCTGGCCCGTGCGTTACGCCGCGTGGATTTTAAACGAAGTCGCGATGATGGCGACTGATATGACGGGCGTAATTGGAACCGCAATCGCCTTAAAAATGTTATTCGGCTTACCACTACTTGCAGGAATTTTACTGACGATTGCGGACGTCTTAGTTGTCTTGTTGTTTTTGAGATTTGGCATTCGGCGTGTCGAAGTAATCGTCCTCGTCGCTATTTTGACCGTCGGCATTATTTTTGGTATCGAGGTGGGACGGGCCCACGTTCAATTTGGCAACGTGTTGCTCGGCTTAGTTCCAACACCATTGATCGTCAAAAATCATACCGCACTAGTCCTCAGTCTCGGAATCTTGGGCGCAACCATCATGCCACATAACTTATACTTACACTCATCGCTTGCACAAAGCCGGCGTTATGATTATCATAATCCAGCCCAAGTCACAGAAGCACTGCGCTTCGCCAATTGGGACTCAACAGTGCACTTGATTGCGGCTTTTCTCATCAACGCACTTTTGCTCGTCCTTGGTGGGACGCTTTTCTTCGGTCACACCAACGCGTTAGCGAGTCTGCAGGCCGTCTTCGATGGGTTAAAAAGTACCACCGTGGTTGGCGCCCTTGCTAGCCCGGTCATGAGCTGGTTATTTGCATTAGCCCTACTAATTACCGGCCTAATTTCATCCATCACTAGCACCTTAGCTGGTCAGATCGTCATGGAAGGTTATTTACACATCCGCTTACCGCTATGGCAACGCCGGCTGCTTACTCGCGCTGTCACGCTAATTCCGATTCTGATTATCGGTATGTTAGTCGGCTTTAGTGACGCTGCCTTTGAAAACTTGATCATTTACGCGCAAGTGGCACTCAGCATCGCCCTCCCCTTTACCTTGTTGCCACTAGTTGCGCTGACAAATGACGCCAGCCTGATGAAGGCCCACGTTAATCGCCCGGCGGTAACGTGGGTGGGATATGGACTGGCCGGAATTATTACGGTGTTGAATATTTATTTGGTGTATAGCTTGTTTTGA
- the hemH gene encoding ferrochelatase, which translates to MHPGLLLVNLGSPASPRTKDVKTYLQEFLSDPSVIEMPAALWQPLLRGIILPTRSWRSATFYQDSWLPQGSPLIVYSQAICQQVQAALPDWDVRLAMTYGQPDIGATLKAMVADGCEKPIILPLFPQYTQSTHGGIHRQVEATGLPHTFIDSFYDQPTYIHLLATKVWQSYQAHHYDAVIFSYHSIPTAMVRHGDPYQRECEATTKAVLAERPELPADKVITAYQSKFGPMPWLKPYLKNELMQLVELGKRNVLVVTPSFVVDCLETLEEDYVQNYQTFRASGGDRFDLVPPMNKDTSFSQFLADLAIQKQEASNHAITSSSKS; encoded by the coding sequence ATGCACCCAGGATTATTACTCGTCAATTTAGGCTCCCCAGCATCCCCACGGACTAAGGATGTCAAAACATACTTACAAGAATTCTTAAGTGATCCAAGCGTCATCGAGATGCCAGCCGCACTCTGGCAACCGCTGTTGCGTGGTATTATCTTACCGACCCGTTCTTGGCGTTCGGCCACCTTTTATCAGGATAGTTGGCTCCCACAAGGCTCACCATTAATCGTCTACAGTCAAGCCATCTGCCAACAAGTACAAGCAGCATTACCCGATTGGGACGTCCGACTAGCAATGACGTACGGTCAACCCGATATCGGTGCGACCTTGAAAGCCATGGTTGCTGATGGGTGTGAAAAGCCAATTATTTTACCACTTTTTCCGCAATACACCCAGAGCACGCACGGCGGCATCCATCGTCAAGTTGAAGCAACTGGATTACCACACACCTTTATCGACAGTTTCTACGACCAACCGACCTACATTCACTTACTAGCAACCAAAGTCTGGCAAAGCTATCAGGCGCATCATTATGATGCGGTCATCTTCAGCTACCACAGCATCCCCACTGCAATGGTCCGCCATGGTGATCCCTATCAACGCGAATGCGAGGCCACGACCAAAGCTGTGTTGGCGGAGCGACCAGAATTACCAGCTGATAAGGTCATTACGGCGTATCAGTCCAAGTTCGGACCGATGCCGTGGTTGAAGCCTTACTTAAAAAATGAGCTCATGCAGTTGGTCGAACTTGGCAAACGCAACGTATTAGTAGTTACGCCATCCTTTGTCGTGGACTGCTTGGAAACCCTCGAGGAAGACTACGTTCAAAATTATCAAACCTTTCGGGCAAGCGGTGGTGATCGGTTTGACTTAGTACCACCGATGAATAAGGATACCAGCTTCAGCCAATTTCTGGCTGACCTCGCTATCCAAAAGCAGGAGGCGTCGAACCATGCAATCACATCGTCATCAAAGTCTTGA
- a CDS encoding amino acid permease: MSKQTHLSRQMESRHVLMISLGGVIGTGLFLSSGYTIHQAGPIGTLLAYTIGAILVYLVMLCLGELSVAMPYTGAFHVYAKKYIGPGTGFTVAILYWLTWTIALGSEFTAAGLIMQTWFPHIATWIWSLVFMVVIFTVNALSVRWFAEAEFWFASIKVIAIIAFIVLGGLAMVGILPLHGHTSAPFLSNYTRNGWFPNGFGGVFTTMLTVNFAFSGTELIGITAGETKDPAHTIPTAIKTTLWRLIIFFIGSMSVMAALIPYKQAGVTQSPFVLVFKAIGIPYAADLMNFVVLTAIMSAANSGLYASTRMLWSLANEGTIPKVFKRTTKRDVPLVALITSMLGGILALLSSVYAAGSVYLVLVSISGLAVVIVWMAIALSEINFRKTYLKSGQSLDQLTFKTPGYPVVPWLAFILSGLSCILIWFDPNQRIALYYTIPFVAICYLGYYLNQRYRRTHAAK; encoded by the coding sequence ATGTCAAAACAAACCCACCTCAGTCGCCAGATGGAATCACGGCACGTACTGATGATTTCGCTCGGTGGCGTGATTGGGACCGGATTATTTTTAAGTTCCGGTTACACGATTCATCAAGCGGGGCCAATTGGGACCCTGCTCGCCTATACCATTGGAGCCATCCTCGTCTATCTCGTCATGCTCTGTCTAGGTGAGCTGTCAGTTGCAATGCCCTACACCGGGGCGTTTCACGTCTATGCGAAAAAATATATTGGTCCTGGCACAGGCTTTACGGTTGCCATCCTATATTGGTTGACTTGGACGATTGCCCTCGGTTCAGAATTTACAGCAGCGGGGCTCATCATGCAAACGTGGTTTCCGCACATTGCGACCTGGATCTGGAGCCTCGTCTTTATGGTGGTCATCTTCACCGTTAACGCCCTCTCCGTACGCTGGTTTGCGGAAGCGGAATTCTGGTTTGCCAGTATCAAAGTCATCGCGATCATTGCTTTTATTGTGTTAGGCGGACTGGCAATGGTCGGTATCCTGCCACTTCACGGTCATACCAGTGCCCCGTTTCTGAGCAACTATACGCGTAACGGTTGGTTCCCCAATGGTTTTGGTGGCGTCTTTACGACTATGCTAACGGTCAACTTTGCCTTTTCCGGAACTGAGCTAATTGGAATTACAGCTGGTGAGACTAAGGATCCGGCCCACACCATTCCGACCGCAATCAAAACGACCCTCTGGCGCCTGATTATTTTCTTCATCGGTAGCATGTCCGTCATGGCCGCACTGATTCCTTACAAACAAGCAGGTGTGACGCAAAGTCCATTCGTGCTCGTCTTCAAAGCGATTGGGATTCCCTACGCCGCTGATTTAATGAATTTCGTCGTATTGACCGCCATTATGTCGGCCGCTAATTCTGGCCTCTACGCGTCTACCCGCATGCTGTGGTCACTTGCGAACGAGGGAACCATTCCAAAGGTTTTCAAACGAACCACGAAGCGTGATGTGCCGTTAGTCGCCCTAATTACTAGCATGCTGGGTGGCATTCTGGCCCTATTGTCGAGTGTCTATGCCGCCGGTTCGGTGTACCTGGTCTTAGTATCCATTTCAGGACTTGCCGTCGTCATTGTTTGGATGGCAATTGCCCTTTCGGAGATCAACTTCCGCAAAACCTACCTGAAAAGTGGGCAGTCGCTTGATCAATTGACCTTTAAAACGCCCGGCTACCCGGTCGTCCCGTGGCTGGCCTTTATCTTAAGTGGGCTCTCTTGTATCTTGATTTGGTTTGACCCTAACCAGCGGATTGCCTTGTATTACACCATTCCCTTCGTGGCGATTTGCTATCTAGGCTACTATCTCAATCAACGTTATCGACGGACCCACGCCGCAAAGTAA
- the mmuM gene encoding homocysteine S-methyltransferase: MLSLTEQLNRGPVVSDGAMATELEKRGVATNSALWSATAMLDHPDAIQAVHQSYLDAGAKIMTTNTYQANVPAFEQAGIAAAQARQLIQQAVTIAHTARDASHVTDAVIAGSIGPYGAYLADGSEYTGAYQLTPSAYQDFHRERLALIMAAGVDVLALETMPRLDEVQALVQLITTTWTQQPYWVSFSIKDPQTLCDGTSLAVAAKWVAAQPNVVAVGVNCTTLENIAPALTTLKAAVAVPLIVYPNSGDQYDPVTKTWQETHLSHQFASFVPQWLAAGARIIGGCCRTTPKDIATVARALSVSDSAKL; this comes from the coding sequence ATGCTTTCATTAACTGAACAATTGAACCGGGGCCCAGTCGTCTCGGACGGTGCGATGGCTACGGAATTAGAAAAACGGGGCGTGGCAACCAATAGCGCACTGTGGTCAGCCACGGCAATGTTGGACCACCCGGATGCGATTCAAGCGGTCCATCAGAGCTATCTGGATGCGGGCGCAAAAATCATGACAACTAATACATACCAGGCCAACGTGCCTGCATTTGAGCAGGCTGGTATTGCTGCCGCACAAGCGCGTCAATTGATACAACAGGCGGTGACAATTGCTCATACGGCGCGTGATGCTAGTCATGTCACGGATGCTGTGATTGCTGGTAGTATTGGCCCGTACGGTGCTTACTTAGCGGATGGTAGTGAGTACACGGGTGCATATCAGTTAACGCCGAGTGCCTATCAAGACTTTCACCGCGAACGCCTGGCGTTGATCATGGCCGCCGGGGTGGACGTGCTTGCATTAGAAACGATGCCACGTTTAGACGAAGTACAGGCTTTGGTACAACTAATCACAACCACTTGGACGCAACAACCATACTGGGTAAGCTTTAGTATCAAGGATCCACAGACATTATGTGATGGGACGTCATTAGCTGTGGCCGCAAAGTGGGTGGCGGCCCAGCCGAACGTGGTCGCTGTGGGGGTCAATTGCACTACGCTGGAAAACATTGCACCAGCGTTAACCACTTTGAAGGCTGCTGTAGCGGTTCCGTTGATCGTTTATCCTAATTCTGGTGATCAATATGATCCCGTGACGAAGACTTGGCAAGAAACTCATTTGAGTCATCAATTTGCATCCTTTGTCCCCCAGTGGTTAGCCGCCGGGGCCCGCATTATCGGCGGCTGTTGTCGCACAACGCCGAAGGATATTGCGACGGTGGCACGGGCTCTCAGTGTTTCGGATTCCGCCAAGCTTTGA
- a CDS encoding glycosyltransferase: MYYFVGTGLGLKLTGIEKAQLNRLALFDAAGYQARCVYVTYNPRLHEHAARFGAEGKCFSLYDFFQGTMPEAVTKIHHDWMHYWQAVCHFKVIQVPNTTDFRVLDTDGQYLMYVHFVDAGRQQLDYVNYFDNQGVKVRREFYDNRGFLSRTSFLVKHQEVHTEVYYDLQGQVKIIKQYDITGPEPKLRLITLKNYQQRDFFFNTEQAFQTFFFNELATADDVYFCDRNRQTAAALGHTRPATRVCSVLHSTHLRIGEDVVSGHLKSVYRYVLAHPDQFHRIIVSTEHQKRDLLARYDNLPPVVVIPVGYTTVHPVKIDGRDPHRIISVARYSPEKQLPHQLEVVRRLVGEFPDLTLQLFGHGQKIEMQMRQFIQANHLEKNIVIRGFLPNLAEEYQRASLALMTSVEEGFSLATMEAESYGVPVIGYRIAYGPEDIIEDGVNGYLVTPNDVDELTMKVRQYLQHPERQAQLITNAYNSATRYSKQTIIEKWRQLIAAL, translated from the coding sequence ATGTATTATTTTGTGGGTACTGGTTTAGGATTGAAATTGACGGGAATTGAAAAGGCACAGTTGAACCGACTGGCGCTATTTGACGCCGCTGGTTATCAGGCTCGATGCGTCTATGTCACTTATAATCCGCGTTTACATGAGCATGCGGCCCGCTTTGGTGCGGAAGGAAAATGCTTTAGTTTGTATGATTTCTTTCAGGGGACGATGCCTGAAGCAGTGACTAAAATCCATCATGATTGGATGCACTATTGGCAAGCTGTTTGTCACTTTAAGGTGATTCAGGTTCCAAATACGACGGATTTTCGCGTCCTGGATACCGATGGTCAATATTTGATGTACGTTCATTTTGTGGACGCCGGGCGACAACAATTGGATTATGTAAATTATTTTGATAATCAGGGTGTTAAAGTCCGACGCGAATTTTATGATAACCGGGGCTTCCTGAGCCGGACAAGCTTTTTAGTGAAACATCAGGAAGTGCACACAGAAGTGTATTATGATTTACAAGGGCAAGTCAAAATTATCAAACAGTATGATATTACCGGGCCAGAGCCAAAACTACGACTGATTACGTTGAAGAACTATCAACAAAGAGACTTTTTCTTCAATACCGAACAGGCTTTTCAGACATTCTTCTTCAATGAATTGGCCACTGCTGATGACGTCTATTTCTGTGATCGTAACCGACAAACGGCGGCGGCCTTAGGTCATACGCGCCCCGCAACTCGCGTGTGTTCAGTCTTACATAGCACGCATCTACGGATTGGTGAGGACGTGGTAAGTGGGCATTTGAAATCGGTCTATCGGTATGTCCTAGCCCATCCAGACCAATTTCACCGAATTATTGTGTCGACCGAGCATCAAAAGCGTGATTTATTGGCACGCTATGATAATTTACCACCAGTTGTCGTGATTCCAGTCGGCTATACAACGGTTCATCCGGTTAAAATTGATGGTCGTGACCCGCACCGGATTATTAGTGTGGCGCGCTATTCGCCAGAAAAGCAATTACCACATCAACTGGAAGTGGTTCGTCGGTTAGTTGGTGAATTTCCCGACCTGACTTTGCAGTTGTTTGGGCATGGGCAAAAGATTGAAATGCAAATGCGTCAATTTATTCAGGCCAATCATCTAGAAAAAAATATCGTTATTCGGGGTTTCTTGCCCAATCTGGCAGAAGAGTACCAGCGGGCAAGCCTCGCCTTAATGACGAGTGTGGAAGAGGGCTTTTCGCTAGCCACAATGGAAGCTGAAAGCTATGGCGTGCCGGTTATTGGCTATCGAATTGCGTACGGGCCGGAAGATATTATCGAAGATGGCGTTAACGGGTACTTAGTGACACCCAATGATGTTGATGAGTTGACAATGAAAGTTCGTCAGTATTTACAGCACCCTGAACGACAAGCACAACTGATTACGAATGCCTACAATTCAGCAACTCGTTACAGCAAGCAGACGATTATTGAAAAGTGGCGCCAGTTAATAGCAGCACTTTAA